The Bdellovibrio bacteriovorus W nucleotide sequence TCTACAGCAGACGCTGGATGCGAGATTATCCCAATTACGGTTTTGAAGTTCTTTCTGCTAAGAATATTGAAATCAATAAATCACCAGCACTGGTGGTCGATATGCTTTCTAGAGAAAAGAATCGACAGATTCGTCAAATTATTCTGCACAATAAAGAGCAGGTCGCTATTTTAACCTGCCAAGACCAGAGATCTCATTTTGCGGAGTCGGTTTCTGCGTGTAATAAAATCGCAGAAACCTTTCACTGGATTCAAGAGTAAAGTAGATACTTCTTTCTTTCTTTCACCCAAGATTGTTCATCTTTTTTAAGGGCGGCATCCAACTGTTTCACTGTCGCCGTTTTGCTCTCAATCCACTCTCTGAGTGATGGTCCCCCGTTGATCACATCAAACGCAACTTTGCCGAAAGCGTACTCATATTTGAAATCACGGAAGAGCTGATAGCGAGGGTGCATCTGCAAGATCACTTTCATCATCAGCGCGGTTAAACGGAAAGGTTTAAACTGCTCATGATTGTAACCTTCAGTATCTGTGTGAAACTGAAAGCCATGACAAAGCTTTCCAACATGCTTATGAAAAGTCGGTTCAAAGAAGCACTCTCTTAAGATGACTCCTTTGTGCCAAGCTGGTGCCAGCTTTTTCATACGTTTTAAAACTTCGGCGTAATCAATATCTGAGGCTCCAATCACCTCCAGCGCGCGCGTTGTCCCGCGGCCTTCTGAAAGCGTTGTTCCCTCAATCAAAACCGTTCCTGGATAGGCTCTGGCCATGTTGAGCGTTGCCGCATTCGGAGAAGGGTTCACCCAAGCACGCTTTATATCCCAACCATAACCATTTTTATGGTTTGGCTTATAGGACTTCATCTTCACCACTTGCAAATCTACATCGATCTGATAGTGATCTTTGAAATAAATTCCTAGCTCTCCGACTGTCAGTCCGTGGCGCATCGGAATCGGGGCTGCTCCCACGAAGGACTCCCATCCTTTCTGCATACGAAACCCCTCTACGGGGCGTCCCGCAGGATTCGGGCGATCTAAGATAATTACTTTTTTACCGAAGCGCGCACACTCTTCCATCACATACAGCAAAGTCGTGATGAAAGTGTAAATACGGCATCCCAGATCTTGCAGATCAAAGATCAAGACATCAAAGTGCTGCATCATCTCAGGAGTCGGGCGACGAACTTCACCGTAAAGACTAAAGATCGGAATTTTTAAAACCAGATCTACAAAGTCATCGCTCTCAATCATATTGTCTTGCTTATCGCCACGCACACCGTGCTGAGGACCAAACGCGCAGGTTACTTTTAATTTTTTGGAAAGAATATCCAAAGAGTGCTCAAGGTTTTCATTCACGCTGGCTGGATGACAAACCAGTGCGACTCTTTGTTTTTTAAGAGAGTTGATTAACTTTTGATTCTGTAAAAATACTTCGATGCCTAATTTCATACAATCCCCTCTGACAGAGGAAATTGTATGACTTCTTTAGAGGACTTTACAAGTCTAAAACCGGTCGCGGTTCTGCTTCAACCATTCTGCCATTGGTAAAGCAAAGTATGTGAAGATGATATCGGCTCCTGCTCTGCGAATAGAGTAGAGTGTTTCCACCATGGCGCGCGTCTCATCAACAAAACCAGCTTTTGCACCGACTTTGATCATGCTGTACTCACCACTGACGTTGTAAGCTGCCACTGGTAACTGAGTGTTCGCTCGAACAAGTTGGATAATGTCTAAATAGCTTAGCGCCGGCTTTACCATCACGATATCTGCGCCTTCCATCTCATCTAGCTCCACTTCACGCAAAGCCTCACGGGCGTTACGGAAATCCATCTGATAAGTCTTTTTATCACCAAACTTCGGAGCCGAGTCCAAAGCATCACGGAAGGGGCCATAAAAACTAGAAGCGTATTTTGCAGAGTAAGACAGAATAGATGTCTGCGAAAAACCCGCTTGATCCAAAGCTTCGCGCATAGCTCCGACTCGCCCATCCATCATGTCAGAGGGAGAAACAATATCAGCCCCGGCTTGCGCATGAACAACCGCCATCTTGGCAAGAATCTCTACGGTTTCGTCATTCAAAATTTTTCCATCTTTTACAATGCCATCATGACCATCGGAAGAATAAGGGTCCAAGGCCACATCTGAGATCACCGTCGCCTCAGGAAAGTGTTTTTTAATCAGGGCAATTGTGGAGGGTAGCAAACCCTCTGGATTTAAAGACTCTGTGCCGACACTGTCTTTTTTGTCTTCAGAAAGAGAAGGGAATAAATCAAAAGAGCGCACCCCTAGATTCATTGCCTTTTCCACCTGTCCTAGAATCAAATCGGAACTCCAGCGATAGATATCCGGCATAGATGCAATGTTTTGTTGCTGCTTCTGTCCCTCACAAACAAAGAGAGGCAGTACAAGCTGAGAAGCTCTCAGGTCAGTTTCTGCTACGAAATTACGGATATTTTCAGATGCTCTGTTGCGACGAGGTCTTATATTCATTTCTAGGACTCCACTCTAAGAATTACAAGTTGGTCTGCTGATTTTTAAAGCATTTTCATGACAAGAATCAAGAGTGTTCTTTCATAGTCTTGAACAATGAGTCAAGAGTGTTGGAGATGACAATTCAATGACACTTTCAAAGACAAATAGTGTTACATGATTTCTCAATGGAACAGATCGCAATTATACACCGGAAATCACAAGCTGAATTTCCCTTATCTTTAAGAGAAAAGGGGCATTGGAAAACATGCCTGCGCCAATTGATTTTTCTTCAAGACGAAGAGCTCTCTCACTTAAAGTCGGAAACTCTTCCTTCTGATCAGATCTATACCGGAGAGAGCGCTCTTTGCTTTCTCTTAGAAATTCTCTGCGGCCTCCACAGTCCAATCGTGGGTGAAACCGAAGTGTTTGGTCAATTCCGCGCCTTCGTCGAAGAACAAAAGACTCTCGACAATTTTCTTTTTTCAGACCATCAAAAGTGGCTTCAATTTGTAATTGCTGAAGTGAAAAAAACACGAAGTGAGCGCTTGATAGGCATTGGCTCACAAAGCTATGGAAGTCTTTTGCGCCGCCTAACTAAAGATGATGCATCCGTTGCAATCTGCGGCTCTGGTCAATTGGCCCAAGAGATCATCCCGTGGATCAGCGCAAAGCCACTGGTTCAGGTCTTCTGTCGTCGCCCTGATAACATCGCGACTTTTGCACAAAAATATCCACAACTTGATATTCAATCCTATAGTGATGCGCAAATGGATTCTCAAGTTCTTGTTATCGCTGCACCACTTAGTGATCAAACGATTGAGAATCTTTT carries:
- a CDS encoding delta-aminolevulinic acid dehydratase (COG0113 Delta-aminolevulinic acid dehydratase), whose amino-acid sequence is MNIRPRRNRASENIRNFVAETDLRASQLVLPLFVCEGQKQQQNIASMPDIYRWSSDLILGQVEKAMNLGVRSFDLFPSLSEDKKDSVGTESLNPEGLLPSTIALIKKHFPEATVISDVALDPYSSDGHDGIVKDGKILNDETVEILAKMAVVHAQAGADIVSPSDMMDGRVGAMREALDQAGFSQTSILSYSAKYASSFYGPFRDALDSAPKFGDKKTYQMDFRNAREALREVELDEMEGADIVMVKPALSYLDIIQLVRANTQLPVAAYNVSGEYSMIKVGAKAGFVDETRAMVETLYSIRRAGADIIFTYFALPMAEWLKQNRDRF
- a CDS encoding hypothetical protein (COG3876 Uncharacterized protein conserved in bacteria) → MKLGIEVFLQNQKLINSLKKQRVALVCHPASVNENLEHSLDILSKKLKVTCAFGPQHGVRGDKQDNMIESDDFVDLVLKIPIFSLYGEVRRPTPEMMQHFDVLIFDLQDLGCRIYTFITTLLYVMEECARFGKKVIILDRPNPAGRPVEGFRMQKGWESFVGAAPIPMRHGLTVGELGIYFKDHYQIDVDLQVVKMKSYKPNHKNGYGWDIKRAWVNPSPNAATLNMARAYPGTVLIEGTTLSEGRGTTRALEVIGASDIDYAEVLKRMKKLAPAWHKGVILRECFFEPTFHKHVGKLCHGFQFHTDTEGYNHEQFKPFRLTALMMKVILQMHPRYQLFRDFKYEYAFGKVAFDVINGGPSLREWIESKTATVKQLDAALKKDEQSWVKERKKYLLYS
- a CDS encoding glutamyl-tRNA reductase (COG0373 Glutamyl-tRNA reductase) — its product is MEQIAIIHRKSQAEFPLSLREKGHWKTCLRQLIFLQDEELSHLKSETLPSDQIYTGESALCFLLEILCGLHSPIVGETEVFGQFRAFVEEQKTLDNFLFSDHQKWLQFVIAEVKKTRSERLIGIGSQSYGSLLRRLTKDDASVAICGSGQLAQEIIPWISAKPLVQVFCRRPDNIATFAQKYPQLDIQSYSDAQMDSQVLVIAAPLSDQTIENLLKTSSTPVSAIYDLRGELNHLEDLLEDEFPSVHYTSLKEFFAQIQELKKETQSLINSIKSELKFKSTNFVNRFELRPLGWDDICA